The Amyelois transitella isolate CPQ chromosome Z, ilAmyTran1.1, whole genome shotgun sequence genome contains a region encoding:
- the LOC106133924 gene encoding uncharacterized protein LOC106133924, which yields MATDEEKTKISKLLQSIEVPEVKLTERCSELIKEFHNKFDKDIDDEEANESITKDIEVNPYKVDKHLIEDIDKKLLQLLSENKKAKKENSDSVILTGPDPKRPWRTNSSKEKLLRIDSELKRHHEKSLDMIIPMPESEMKELVSECQEETLTAPPVGAERLRDTVEAAMKYLPNFQYKRIDNSTATSIMAESHVITNVKPETKNLSAVDVVVIEEMPAVVVTPAASSSK from the exons ATGGCTACGGACGAAGAAAAAACTAAGATTTCTAAGCTTTTGCAGTCCATAGAGGTACCGGAAGTAAAACTAACAGAAAGGTGCTCAGAACTTATTAAAgagtttcataataaatttgataaagaCATCGATGATGAAGAAGCAAACGAGTCTATTACTAAAGACATTGAAGTCAATCCATACAAGGTGGATAAACATTTGATAGAAGATATTGATAAAAAGTTGTTACAGCTactttctgaaaataaaaa agcgaaaaaagaaaactcTGACAGTGTTATCCTTACTGGACCTGACCCAAAGAGACCTTGGCGCACAAATTCTAGCAAAGAGAAACTATTACGCATTGATAGTGAACTCAAGCGACACCATGAAAAATCTTTAGATATGATCATACCGATGCCTGAAAGTGAAATGAAAGAGTTAGTGAGTGAATGTCAAGAAGAAACTCTCACGGCACCCCCTGTTGGAGCAGAGCGGCTTCGAGACACAGTAGAGGCTGCAATGAAATACTTGCCcaattttcaatacaaaagAATTGATAATTCTACAGCTACTTCAATAATGGCTGAATCACATGTAATAACAAATGTGAAACCTGAAACAAAGAACCTATCAGCCGTAGATGTTGTTGTAATCGAAGAAATGCCTGCGGTAGTAGTAACACCGGCAGCTAGttctagtaaataa